The DNA window ACAGATGCAGCTGTATGAATTCCACCACTTTGATAAAAAATGTCTAAAATTAATCCAGTGCCGAATGCGATAATTAAACCGAGAATTCTGTCAAAATCAAAAGGCAGCATTAAAAAAAACCCAACGTAAATAAAACAAAAGCCATACTCAAGAAAGTTAAGCTGGCTGAATACAAATAGTTGCAACAAGAGAAAAACAAAAAATGCGCTAATATGATATATAAAATCTCTGCCCATACTATTCGTTTGATAATTCTTGTTCCAATTCTAATTTTTCTTCCCTCAATCTATTTCCAACCAAATAAACATGTTTAATGGAATTAAAATTTGTAAAGAGTTTTACACTGAGGTCGTAAAATGTCGCATCTTCCGAAAGTTCTACTTTAGAAATGATACCAATATCGACTTCAGGAGGGAAAACAGCATTAAACCCGGAAGTTTTTACAGTATCCCCCGGATTAATCTTTAAATGTCTGGGGACATATAGCAATCTGGATTTCTCCGAACTTTCAGCATCCCACTTCAAGGTAGCCTGAATACCGCTAGGTGTTATTTTAGATGCTACATAATAGCCGGTGTGGAGTACCGATACAACCGTAGAATAATTAGAGGAGACCGATTCAACCTTACCAATTATTCCTTTTGAGCCTATAACTGCCATATTTGGTTTAATTCCATGGATGGCCCCTTTATTTAAAGTGAGATAGTTGTTAAATCGATTGGTCGAATTGTTGATGACTTCAGCCGGAACATAGTAGTACTGCTGAAGCACAGAAGGAGGCCGGTCACCTCTGGGTGACTGATTTGGAGAATGTGCTCTTTGCGCTAAAAGCTCCCTAAGTTTTGCATTTTCAACCTGAAGCTCTTTGTTATGTTCCTTTAAATTTAAGTATTCGCTTACATTGCTTGTACTTGATTTAATTCTTCCCGAAATCTCAATTCCAGCTTTTACGATTTTTGTTTGCTGATAAATGGTTCTGTTTTTAATCAGAACAAAAGACAGGTATTCTAAAAATAGAAAAAGAATAAATGCGCGATAGCGATATAATAATTGAAATAATCTTTCCATGAAAGATTATTTCATTAAAACGGCTTTATAACGGTCGAGATCTTTAAGTGGAATTCCGGTTCCCCGAACCACGGCTCTCAGTGGATCCTCTGCCACATGCACCGGTAATTTGGTTTTCATGGAAAGCCTTTGATCCAAGCCTCTTAAAAGGGCTCCGCCTCCGGTGAGATAAATTCCATTATCGTAAATATCTGCGGATAATTCAGGAGGACTTATTTCCAGGGCTTTTAAAACCGATTCTTCAATTTTGGAAATTGATTTATCCAGAGCAAATGCGATTTCTGAGTAAGAGATTTTTATAACTTTTGGAATTCCGGTCATTAAATCCCTTCCCCTGATTTCATAGTCTGCAGGCGGCTCATCTAGCTCGGTCAAAGCAGAACCAACTTCAATTTTTACTTTTTCAGCTGTTCTTTCCCCGATTAGTAGATTATGCTGTCTTCTCATGTAATCCAGAATGTCCTTATTGAAAACATCACCGGCTGTTCTAATGGATTGATCGCAAACTATCCCAGACAATGCAATGACTGCAATTTCTGTTGTTCCACCCCCAATATCCACCACCATGCTTCCCACAGGTTGTTCAATGTCAATACCAATTCCTAGGGCTGCCGCAATAGGTTCCTGGATCATGTATACTTCTTTGGCATTTGCATGTTCTGCGGAGTCTCTTACCGCTCTTTTTTCTACTTCGGTGATACCTGAAGGAATACAAATCACCATTCTATGGCTAGGTCGAAATAACTTCTTGCCTTCATCCGTCATACGGATCATTCCTCTGATCATTTGCTCTGCAGCATTGAAATCGGCAATCACACCGTCTTTTAAGGGTCGGATAGTTTTAATATTCTCATGGGTTTTTTCATGCATCTGCATGGCTTCCCTTCCAATAGCAAGCACTTTTCCCGTTGCTTTGTCCAATGCAATAATGGAGGGTTCATCCACTACAATTTGGTCTTTGTGAATGATTAATGTATTTGCTGTTCCTAAATCGATAGCAATATCACTTGTAAAGAAATCTAAAAATCCCATAGTGTCTCAGATACTAATTCGTACGCCTTCAAGTTTTCGAGTGGCAAAGATAATTTTTTTAATGTTTGAAATGTCTGATTCCGGTAAAAACCATAGATAAATCATTTTTATTACAATAATCGATAGAATCCTGGTCTTTTATAGATCCACCGGGTTGAATAATTGATTTAATTCCTGCTTTATCAGCTATTTCTACACAATCGGGAAATGGAAAGAAGGCATCGGATGCCATAACGGCACCATTTAAATCCATTCCAAATCTTAAAGCTTTTTCAATTGCCTGATTCGCTGCATCTACTCTCGAGGTTTGCCCCACTCCGGATGCCAGCATTTGGCCTTCCCGTGCCAATACTATCACATTCGATTTGGTATGTTTGCAAACCTTATTCGCAAAAATTAATGCATTGATTTCAGATTGATTGGGTTGTTTTTTG is part of the Hyphobacterium sp. CCMP332 genome and encodes:
- the mreC gene encoding rod shape-determining protein MreC, with the translated sequence MERLFQLLYRYRAFILFLFLEYLSFVLIKNRTIYQQTKIVKAGIEISGRIKSSTSNVSEYLNLKEHNKELQVENAKLRELLAQRAHSPNQSPRGDRPPSVLQQYYYVPAEVINNSTNRFNNYLTLNKGAIHGIKPNMAVIGSKGIIGKVESVSSNYSTVVSVLHTGYYVASKITPSGIQATLKWDAESSEKSRLLYVPRHLKINPGDTVKTSGFNAVFPPEVDIGIISKVELSEDATFYDLSVKLFTNFNSIKHVYLVGNRLREEKLELEQELSNE
- a CDS encoding rod shape-determining protein, which translates into the protein MGFLDFFTSDIAIDLGTANTLIIHKDQIVVDEPSIIALDKATGKVLAIGREAMQMHEKTHENIKTIRPLKDGVIADFNAAEQMIRGMIRMTDEGKKLFRPSHRMVICIPSGITEVEKRAVRDSAEHANAKEVYMIQEPIAAALGIGIDIEQPVGSMVVDIGGGTTEIAVIALSGIVCDQSIRTAGDVFNKDILDYMRRQHNLLIGERTAEKVKIEVGSALTELDEPPADYEIRGRDLMTGIPKVIKISYSEIAFALDKSISKIEESVLKALEISPPELSADIYDNGIYLTGGGALLRGLDQRLSMKTKLPVHVAEDPLRAVVRGTGIPLKDLDRYKAVLMK